Proteins from one Sabethes cyaneus chromosome 2, idSabCyanKW18_F2, whole genome shotgun sequence genomic window:
- the LOC128735918 gene encoding uncharacterized protein LOC128735918 — translation MKPISHIRFPELNLPRFSGKLTDWCVFRDAFQSAIGNRDEISNIDKFQYLKGLVQGDAARIIASITISEDGYHDAWRALKLRYENKRQLFRCHIKALYEIPSMKKESADELLNLVDRFEHQILTLKRLGESTNNWDSLLVYQLSTRLDPNTLKEWESYCARLDSDNVTNVLGGYADEEQENEEIPTYTSMVNYLQNYARVLQSVGPLSSANRERDGKVKLTKSTAYLSATSSSPVQDSNKKCEKCQQCHFLYHCPDFQKLSEQQRFEFVRAKKLCANCLRSTDHFAKSCPGKPCNRCPKKHHTLLHGAQFIQQPSSAGPSASGSIALVAQASTSSPVQSRPQPTINIPATPLQSQFQPQWLPAAPAKQLQSQFQPQRLPPAPAMQLQNQIQPQRLSTANDSHPQQQSTVPSVPESLRYAMVACKDPAQSIVILPTALVEVIDARSHKHLAQCLLDSGSQSHTNALCDKLQLPCTRVPVPVVVCGIGRSTTKATQSVTIKVSSRVSPYVVEPQLLVLLSLSIKLPGSTLNIQEWHIPKTVRLADPTFHVSNEIDLILGAQFFFDTLRYGRIDLGEQMPVLQNSALGWILSGPCTIRDHDHTDQRSCLISSAVRIENILQKYWELETVRDTKGWSITDKFCEEHFLANTTRTTDGRYVVRLPKREELVHQLDDNMYQATRRFHSLERSLMLDPQKKELYKDFVAQYIELGHTGEVSEDDLNVKPQFILPHHGVLKLDSATTKLRTVFDASCRSRSGLALNDVLIPGPCIQQTLLEIVLRFRTYRFVVTADIEKMFRQVLVNPSDQSLQRILWRDTPESILKVYQLFTITYGLNNSPFLATRVLQQLATDEEHRFLTAAGIARRDFYVDNLLTGSNDKEHLKIIVTDMIELLAAGGFPLRQWSSNCQEVLDVVPEDLRETRTLLELNRDASVTALGLRWEPGSDQLSFKPPKWKENQPFTKRTVLSQMSSLFDPLGLLGPSIVQAKTIMQALWKCQLEWDTLLPEKFVEEWMLYQQDIFLIDNLRIPRSVMITSPHRLKIHGFSDASMQVYGA, via the coding sequence ATGAAACCCATCAGTCATATACGTTTTCCGGAATTAAATCTTCCTCGGTTCAGTGGTAAATTAACAGATTGGTGTGTGTTTCGAGATGCATTTCAGTCCGCCATCGGGAATCGTGATGAAATTAGTAACATCGATAAGTTCCAGTATCTGAAAGGATTAGTTCAGGGAGATGCTGCTAGAATTATCGCTTCAATTACGATTAGTGAGGATGGTTACCACGATGCGTGGAGGGCTCTAAAATTGCGCTACGAAAACAAACGGCAATTATTTCGCTGTCATATTAAAGCATTGTACGAGATACCAAGCATGAAAAAAGAATCTGCTGATGAGTTGCTAAACCTGGTCGACAGGTTCGAACATCAAATTTTGACCCTGAAGCGATTAGGTGAAAGCACAAACAACTGGGATTCGTTGCTCGTTTACCAATTGTCTACGCGCTTGGATCCGAATACGTTGAAGGAATGGGAAAGTTATTGTGCCCGGTTGGATAGTGATAATGTCACCAACGTACTTGGTGGATATGCAGATGAGGAGCAGGAGAATGAAGAAATACCGACGTACACATCTATGGTCAATTATCTACAGAATTACGCCAGGGTTCTGCAGAGTGTAGGCCCGCTTTCTAGTGCCAATAGAGAGCGTGATGGTAAAGTTAAGTTAACAAAATCCACAGCTTATCTGAGTGCCACATCATCTTCACCAGTACAAGACTCAAACAAGAAGTGTGAAAAGTGTCAGCAGTGCCATTTCCTGTACCATTGTCCAGATTTCCAGAAACTGTCTGAGCAACAACGTTTCGAGTTTGTAAGAGCAAAGAAGTTATGTGCCAATTGTCTCCGTAGTACAGATCATTTTGCCAAGTCGTGTCCAGGTAAACCCTGTAACCGCTGCCCGAAGAAGCATCATACTCTGCTACATGGTGCCCAATTCATCCAACAACCCTCCTCTGCTGGGCCATCTGCTTCTGGCTCAATCGCTCTCGTTGCTCAAGCCTCTACTTCGAGCCCAGTTCAATCAAGGCCGCAGCCTACTATAAATATTCCTGCAACACCATTGCAGTCCCAGTTCCAACCGCAATGGTTGCCAGCCGCCCCTGCAAAACAATTGCAGTCTCAGTTCCAACCGCAACGGTTGCCACCCGCGCCTGCAATGCAATTGCAGAATCAGATCCAGCCGCAAAGGCTGTCCACAGCAAACGATTCGCATCCACAACAGCAATCTACAGTGCCATCAGTTCCTGAAAGCCTGCGCTATGCCATGGTGGCATGCAAAGATCCTGCACAATCTATTGTGATTCTTCCAACCGCACTTGTAGAAGTTATCGATGCTCGGAGTCACAAGCATCTTGCTCAATGTTTGCTTGACTCTGGTTCCCAAAGCCACACAAATGCTCTGTGTGACAAGTTACAACTTCCATGTACTCGTGTACCTGTCCCTGTAGTTGTATGTGGAATAGGTCGATCAACAACCAAGGCTACACAATCCGTTACCATCAAGGTATCGTCTCGAGTTTCTCCGTATGTCGTAGAGCCGCAACTACTAGTACTCCTCTCGCTGTCCATCAAGTTACCGGGATCGACGCTTAACATCCAAGAATGGCATATTCCTAAGACAGTGCGTCTTGCTGATCCCACGTTTCACGTGTCGAATGAGATTGATCTGATCTTGGGAGCTCAGTTCTTTTTCGATACCCTCCGCTACGGTCGCATCGATCTTGGTGAGCAGATGCCGGTTTTGCAAAATTCAGCCCTCGGATGGATCTTATCTGGACCGTGTACCATTCGAGACCATGATCACACTGATCAACGCTCTTGTTTAATAAGCAGTGCAGTACGAATAGAAAATATCCTCCAGAAATATTGGGAGCTGGAAACCGTTCGTGATACCAAGGGTTGGTCAATCACTGACAAGTTTTGTGAAGAGCATTTTCTTGCTAATACCACAAGGACGACCGATGGTCGCTATGTTGTTCGTTTGCCTAAACGGGAAGAACTTGTTCACCAGTTAGATGATAACATGTACCAAGCTACTAGACGTTTCCATTCGTTAGAGCGTTCATTGATGTTAGATCCACAGAAGAAAGAGCTTTACAAAGATTTCGTCGCTCAATATATCGAGCTTGGACACACGGGCGAAGTTTCAGAAGATGATTTGAACGTCAAACCACAATTTATTCTTCCACACCACGGTGTTCTTAAGCTAGACAGTGCTACAACCAAACTGAGAACCGTGTTCGATGCTTCTTGTAGATCTCGGTCCGGTTTGGCTCTCAACGATGTCCTCATTCCTGGTCCATGCATCCAGCAAACGCTGCTAGAGATAGTACTACGGTTCCGGACTTACCGTTTCGTCGTAACAGCCGATATCGAAAAGATGTTTAGACAAGTGCTTGTCAATCCGTCAGATCAGTCATTGCAACGCATACTGTGGCGCGATACACCTGAATCCATTTTGAAAGTTTACCAATTGTTTACAATTACATATGGATTAAACAACTCTCCTTTCCTAGCAACTCGCGTTTTGCAACAGCTCGCCACTGACGAAGAACATCGCTTCCTCACTGCAGCTGGGATCGCTCGCAGAGATTTTTATGTAGATAATCTCCTCACTGGTTCTAATGATAAAGAACACCTAAAGATAATTGTAACAGATATGATTGAACTGCTTGCAGCGGGTGGTTTCCCACTTCGACAGTGGTCGTCGAACTGTCAAGAAGTTTTGGACGTCGTTCCGGAAGACTTACGTGAAACTCGCACGCTCTTAGAGCTCAATCGTGACGCCTCGGTCACTGCGCTAGGACTGCGCTGGGAACCTGGATCAGATCAACTATCGTTTAAACCACCGAAATGGAAAGAAAACCAACCGTTCACCAAGCGGACAGTGCTGTCACAAATGAGCAGCCTGTTTGATCCGCTAGGGCTACTAGGTCCAAGCATTGTTCAGGCTAAGACTATAATGCAAGCTCTCTGGAAGTGTCAACTGGAATGGGATACACTGCTTCCTGAGAAATTCGTCGAAGAGTGGATGTTGTACCAACAAGATATCTTCCTCATTGACAATCTTCGAATTCCTCGTTCGGTTATGATCACATCACCTCACAGATTGAAGATTCACGGCTTCAGCGATGCCTCAATGCAAGTGTATGGAGCGTGA